A section of the Amycolatopsis sp. AA4 genome encodes:
- a CDS encoding MDR family MFS transporter, protein MGSTSSPPAAKRAAVGLRSERGPVLAAVMLSTGLVALDSTIIATAVPSVVRDLGGFSQFPWLFSIYLLTQAVTVPLYGKFADVLGRRPVMFFGIAAFLLGSVLCGVAWSMPVLIAARAVQGIGAGAVQPISMTMVGDLYTVEERARVQGYLAGVWAVASVIGPTLGGVFAEYLSWRWIFFVNLPLGALAAWMLYRKFTEQVKRTRHKVDYVGATLLTIGCALLILALLEGGVAWGWTSGPSLAIFAVAVLMLVTFVLVERRAEEPVLPLWVFTRRTLIGGNLVALVTGAVLLGFSSFLPTYSEGVLGTDALTAGFALAALTIGWPIAASLSGKIYLRIGFRDTALIGTGFLLVGAVLAAFLGPDSVVWTAAAAVFVVGIGLGLSASPTVVAVQSTVGWERRGVVTATNMFSRSLGSAVGTAIFGAIANATLAGRFANPPAAVAGHLPTSVDATSRVLSGAHDNSPATAYVRESLAGATHNVFLAIVAVSVVSVVALLLMPRKTEQLTF, encoded by the coding sequence ATGGGTAGCACGAGCAGTCCGCCCGCGGCGAAACGCGCCGCCGTAGGCCTTCGTTCCGAGCGGGGCCCCGTCCTCGCCGCCGTCATGCTGAGCACCGGCCTCGTGGCCCTCGACAGCACCATCATCGCCACCGCGGTCCCCTCCGTGGTACGCGACCTCGGCGGGTTTTCCCAGTTCCCGTGGCTGTTCTCGATCTACCTGCTCACCCAGGCGGTCACCGTGCCGCTGTACGGCAAGTTCGCCGACGTACTCGGCCGCCGCCCGGTGATGTTCTTCGGCATCGCCGCGTTTCTCCTCGGCTCGGTGCTGTGCGGGGTCGCGTGGAGCATGCCGGTGCTGATCGCGGCGCGCGCGGTGCAGGGCATCGGCGCGGGCGCGGTCCAGCCGATCAGCATGACGATGGTCGGCGATCTGTACACGGTCGAGGAACGCGCCCGGGTGCAGGGCTACCTCGCCGGCGTGTGGGCGGTCGCCTCGGTGATCGGGCCGACGCTCGGCGGTGTGTTCGCCGAGTACCTCAGCTGGCGGTGGATCTTCTTCGTCAACCTGCCGCTCGGCGCGCTCGCCGCGTGGATGCTCTACCGCAAGTTCACCGAGCAGGTGAAACGCACGCGGCACAAGGTCGACTACGTCGGCGCGACCCTGCTGACGATCGGCTGCGCACTGCTGATCCTGGCCCTGCTCGAGGGCGGGGTCGCGTGGGGCTGGACGTCGGGGCCGAGCCTGGCGATCTTCGCCGTCGCCGTGCTGATGCTGGTCACGTTCGTGCTGGTCGAGCGGCGCGCGGAGGAACCCGTGCTGCCGCTGTGGGTGTTCACGCGCCGCACGCTGATCGGCGGGAACCTGGTCGCGCTCGTGACCGGCGCGGTGCTGCTGGGCTTCAGCTCGTTCCTGCCCACCTACTCCGAGGGCGTGCTCGGCACGGACGCGCTCACCGCGGGTTTCGCGCTGGCCGCGCTGACGATCGGCTGGCCCATCGCGGCGTCGCTGTCCGGAAAGATCTACCTGCGGATCGGATTCCGCGACACCGCGCTGATCGGCACCGGATTCCTGCTCGTCGGGGCGGTCCTGGCGGCGTTCCTCGGCCCGGACTCGGTGGTCTGGACGGCCGCGGCGGCCGTGTTCGTGGTGGGGATCGGGCTCGGGCTTTCGGCGAGCCCGACGGTCGTGGCCGTGCAGTCCACCGTCGGCTGGGAGCGGCGCGGCGTGGTGACCGCGACCAACATGTTCAGCCGTTCGCTGGGCAGCGCGGTCGGGACGGCGATCTTCGGCGCGATCGCGAACGCCACCCTCGCGGGCCGGTTCGCGAACCCGCCCGCGGCGGTCGCCGGACACCTTCCGACGAGCGTCGACGCCACGAGCCGCGTCCTCAGCGGCGCGCACGACAACTCGCCAGCGACGGCGTACGTCCGCGAATCGCTCGCCGGGGCCACGCACAACGTGTTCCTCGCGATCGTCGCCGTTTCGGTGGTGAGTGTCGTCGCGCTGCTGCTGATGCCCCGCAAGACCGAACAGCTGACGTTCTAG
- a CDS encoding DUF5313 domain-containing protein, whose translation MTDRPGVLRWFVYAVSGRLPERYRDWLLHDATSKHWKARHVLRATVGIAPLCLVWLLLPAPLGLRLAIVLMAALVSYFYSCAYMEESIDHRLSRNGFPPGTGKRIRREKAAEANAEATARYIAAYRQDPAD comes from the coding sequence ATGACCGACCGGCCCGGCGTTCTCCGCTGGTTCGTCTACGCCGTGAGCGGGCGGCTTCCCGAGCGCTACCGCGACTGGCTGCTGCACGACGCGACGTCCAAGCACTGGAAGGCCCGGCACGTCCTGCGCGCGACGGTGGGCATCGCGCCGCTGTGCCTGGTCTGGCTGCTGCTGCCGGCCCCGCTCGGGCTGCGGCTGGCGATCGTGCTGATGGCCGCGCTGGTGTCGTACTTCTACTCGTGCGCGTACATGGAGGAAAGCATCGACCACCGGTTGTCCCGCAACGGTTTCCCGCCCGGGACCGGCAAGCGGATCCGGCGCGAGAAAGCCGCCGAGGCCAACGCCGAGGCGACCGCCCGGTACATCGCGGCCTACCGGCAGGACCCCGCCGACTAG
- a CDS encoding TIGR03854 family LLM class F420-dependent oxidoreductase, with the protein MDKIRVGVAPGLGTGPAEFTGLAEATEAAGVDSLWLSEVVYSPDVDPLIGMTHALARTERLKVGTGVAILPGRNPVLVAKQLVTLAGLAPKRVLPVFGLLPAQPAERALFPVPEGRRAAVFDESLALLRLLLEQDDVSFDGEFFQVDGVTIGPRPAKRLDVWLGGSAPAALRRAGRLSDGWLGSFHTPEQSRAARLAIQEAAADAGREIESDHFGLSMVLAPHGIPERLRAVAQQRNPGRPATDLVPTSWAEARRMIEQHIEAGLTKFVVRPGYSGDYRQFLDDFVRELVPLQN; encoded by the coding sequence GTGGACAAGATCCGGGTGGGGGTGGCTCCGGGACTCGGGACCGGGCCGGCGGAATTCACCGGTTTGGCGGAGGCGACGGAGGCGGCGGGCGTCGACTCGCTGTGGTTGTCCGAGGTGGTGTACTCGCCGGACGTCGACCCGTTGATCGGGATGACGCACGCGCTGGCCCGCACCGAACGGCTCAAAGTGGGCACCGGCGTCGCGATCCTGCCCGGACGCAATCCGGTGCTGGTCGCGAAACAGCTGGTCACGCTGGCCGGGTTGGCTCCGAAACGGGTGCTCCCGGTGTTCGGCCTGCTGCCGGCGCAGCCCGCGGAACGCGCCCTGTTCCCGGTGCCGGAAGGCCGTCGCGCGGCGGTGTTCGACGAGTCGCTCGCGTTGCTGCGGCTGCTGCTCGAACAGGACGACGTGTCCTTCGACGGCGAGTTTTTCCAGGTCGACGGCGTGACGATCGGCCCGCGTCCGGCGAAGCGGCTCGACGTCTGGCTCGGCGGGTCCGCCCCGGCGGCGTTGCGCCGCGCGGGCCGGTTGTCCGACGGTTGGCTCGGCAGTTTCCACACGCCGGAGCAGTCCCGCGCGGCACGGCTGGCGATCCAGGAAGCCGCCGCGGACGCCGGCCGGGAGATCGAATCGGACCACTTCGGACTGAGCATGGTGCTGGCGCCGCACGGAATCCCGGAAAGGCTGCGGGCGGTGGCGCAGCAGCGCAATCCGGGCCGTCCGGCCACCGATCTCGTGCCCACGAGCTGGGCCGAGGCGCGCCGGATGATCGAGCAGCACATCGAGGCCGGACTCACGAAATTCGTGGTCCGGCCGGGATACTCCGGCGACTACCGGCAGTTCCTCGACGATTTCGTGCGCGAACTCGTGCCGTTGCAGAACTAG
- a CDS encoding nucleoside-diphosphate kinase: protein MIWTPGREDRVAGMPTTEQWRRLSVVPEKREVFGCDLYFREGWADVLSVFGDDAAEVLGGLAMLVAKPDAVVGRRLGPILEYLADNGFVPVATTRFGYTRHSMREVWRYDWHIYTVDRLQLCTFWYLTNDVLLFLARDVRPVAGLPATVRLSELKGVGDPAQRRPHHLRTKLNPPNRILNFVHVGDEPADIVRELTIFLDRPERLRFLEDLRAHLAEDRTARARAEISALEADCPAHDLDLDATLTRLAPLAGEAAAARLRRVVADGDRISWDELAELVPFEKADRWDVIVTASFVVHNERPVPHALLPAVSAEAWTAQAR, encoded by the coding sequence ATGATCTGGACGCCGGGCAGGGAGGACCGGGTCGCCGGGATGCCGACGACCGAGCAGTGGCGGCGGTTGTCGGTCGTGCCAGAGAAACGGGAGGTGTTCGGCTGCGACCTGTACTTCCGCGAGGGCTGGGCGGACGTGCTTTCCGTCTTCGGGGACGACGCGGCCGAGGTGCTCGGCGGGCTGGCGATGCTCGTGGCCAAACCGGACGCGGTGGTCGGGCGCAGGCTCGGCCCGATCCTGGAGTACCTGGCGGACAACGGTTTCGTGCCGGTCGCCACCACCCGGTTCGGCTACACCCGGCATTCGATGCGCGAGGTGTGGCGTTACGACTGGCACATCTACACCGTCGACCGGCTCCAGCTGTGCACCTTCTGGTATCTCACCAACGACGTGCTGCTGTTCCTGGCCCGCGACGTGCGCCCGGTCGCGGGATTGCCCGCGACGGTCCGGCTGAGCGAGCTGAAGGGCGTCGGCGATCCGGCACAGCGCCGGCCGCACCATTTGCGCACGAAGCTGAACCCGCCCAACCGGATCCTGAACTTCGTGCACGTCGGCGACGAACCGGCGGACATCGTGCGCGAGCTGACGATTTTCCTCGACCGTCCGGAGCGGCTCCGGTTTCTCGAGGACCTGCGCGCGCACCTGGCCGAGGACCGCACGGCGCGGGCGCGAGCCGAGATCTCCGCCCTCGAAGCGGACTGCCCGGCGCACGACCTGGACCTCGACGCGACGCTGACCCGGCTGGCCCCGCTGGCGGGCGAGGCCGCAGCGGCCCGGTTGCGGCGCGTCGTGGCGGACGGGGACCGGATCAGCTGGGACGAGCTGGCTGAGCTGGTGCCCTTCGAGAAGGCCGACCGCTGGGACGTGATCGTGACAGCGTCGTTCGTGGTGCACAACGAACGTCCGGTGCCGCATGCGTTGCTGCCAGCCGTTTCCGCGGAGGCGTGGACCGCGCAGGCGAGGTAG
- a CDS encoding ATP-dependent DNA ligase: MELPLMPPVRPMLAKAVHEVPRDGGFWYEPKWDGFRCVVFRDGDEVELGSRNDRPLTRYFPELVELLRDALPEKCVVDGEIVLVTPRGLDFGALQLRLHPAASRVRKLAEETPASFVAFDLLALGERDLTGEPFAERRRALEGIFAPSTGLQRVHLTPLTTDPDTAQDWFTRFEGAGFDGVMAKPADLPYEQDKRVMLKVKHERTADCVVAGFRWHKDGKGVGSLLLGLYDEEGSLHHVGVASSFTAARRRELVEELAPWRENALDGHPWRTWAEWQSEEVRRPGTNSRWAPDKDLSWEPLRPEQVAEVRYEHLQGGRFRHGGRLVRFRPDRTPESCTYAQLEEAAPAELADLFGEAR, translated from the coding sequence GTGGAGCTACCCCTGATGCCGCCGGTGCGGCCGATGCTCGCCAAAGCCGTGCACGAGGTGCCGCGGGACGGCGGGTTCTGGTATGAGCCGAAGTGGGACGGCTTCCGGTGCGTCGTGTTCCGCGACGGCGACGAGGTCGAACTCGGCTCGCGCAACGACCGGCCGCTCACCCGGTACTTCCCGGAGCTGGTCGAGCTGCTGCGCGACGCGCTGCCGGAGAAATGCGTGGTCGACGGCGAGATCGTGCTGGTCACGCCGCGCGGGCTGGATTTCGGGGCGTTGCAGCTGCGGCTGCACCCGGCGGCCAGCCGCGTCCGGAAGCTCGCGGAGGAGACGCCGGCCAGCTTCGTCGCGTTCGACCTGCTCGCGCTGGGGGAGCGGGACCTGACCGGGGAACCGTTCGCCGAACGGCGGCGGGCGCTGGAGGGGATTTTCGCGCCGTCGACCGGCCTGCAGCGGGTGCACCTGACCCCGCTCACGACGGATCCGGACACCGCGCAGGACTGGTTCACCCGGTTCGAGGGCGCGGGTTTCGACGGGGTCATGGCGAAGCCCGCTGATCTGCCGTACGAGCAGGACAAACGCGTCATGCTGAAGGTGAAGCACGAGCGCACCGCGGACTGCGTCGTGGCCGGTTTCCGGTGGCACAAGGACGGCAAGGGCGTCGGATCGCTGCTGCTCGGCCTGTACGACGAGGAGGGTTCGCTGCACCACGTCGGCGTCGCGAGCAGCTTCACCGCGGCGCGGCGGCGGGAGCTGGTCGAGGAGCTGGCCCCGTGGCGGGAGAACGCGCTCGACGGGCATCCGTGGCGCACCTGGGCGGAATGGCAGTCCGAGGAGGTGCGCCGGCCGGGCACCAACAGCCGGTGGGCTCCGGACAAGGACCTGTCGTGGGAACCGCTGCGCCCGGAACAGGTCGCCGAGGTGCGCTACGAACACCTGCAAGGCGGCCGTTTCCGCCACGGCGGACGATTGGTGCGTTTCCGTCCGGACCGGACCCCGGAATCGTGCACCTACGCGCAACTGGAAGAGGCCGCGCCGGCCGAACTGGCGGATTTGTTCGGGGAGGCCCGATGA
- a CDS encoding MarR family winged helix-turn-helix transcriptional regulator, translating to MAEIDLGEDPLKLDRQVCFALSVASRSVIAIYRPLLEPHGLTHPQYLVMLALWEQSPRSVKDLSTALRHEPATLSPLLKRLEAIGYVTRGRSRADERQLTVELTDKGRELRAEAEKIPYRVVERLGMEVSELEALHAALGRVIEATA from the coding sequence GTGGCCGAGATCGACCTTGGCGAGGACCCGCTGAAGCTCGACCGGCAGGTCTGCTTCGCGCTGTCGGTCGCTTCGCGCAGCGTGATCGCGATTTACCGGCCGCTGCTGGAGCCGCACGGGCTGACCCATCCGCAGTACCTGGTGATGCTGGCGCTGTGGGAGCAGTCGCCGCGGTCGGTCAAGGACCTCAGCACGGCGTTGCGGCACGAGCCCGCGACGCTGTCGCCGCTGCTCAAACGGCTGGAGGCGATCGGGTACGTGACCCGCGGCCGCAGCCGGGCCGACGAACGCCAGCTGACCGTCGAGCTCACCGACAAGGGGCGCGAGCTGCGCGCCGAGGCGGAGAAGATCCCGTACCGCGTCGTCGAGCGGCTCGGCATGGAGGTCTCCGAACTCGAGGCATTGCACGCCGCGCTCGGCCGGGTCATCGAAGCGACCGCCTGA
- a CDS encoding DUF1015 family protein: MDRWVRPIERGWVVQGAVPGPDVDEFAEPEAVTRALATARGDTLLAAQHPARTPAALAAGLDVEAALPEARATLERLLTGHYRPETGFVAAYRIGETIAGVLCLVDVRELTSAGAHVKHTEEVYPEVVAERAAVLDGLGCATSAALLVPVGDAAELTAAVKEAAGSADPDVSTVDRAGLAHELWVVRPGELQERLLDAASASDLLVADGNHRVAAAAGSGQLLALVTAGSQLEIRAINRVLLGTGHTAESLYAAWQAAGLDVAWSADATPPGCPGTAVVLAGSRVLRMRLPESDPLIIDHEVVEQTLLGSALGLDPDGPHVRPLLPGSPVPPDADAVVQLAPVPFETVRAVHAAGRRMPRKATYFTPKPRGGLVLARW, encoded by the coding sequence ATGGACAGATGGGTGCGGCCGATCGAGCGGGGCTGGGTCGTCCAGGGCGCGGTGCCGGGACCGGACGTCGACGAGTTCGCCGAGCCCGAGGCGGTGACGAGGGCGCTCGCGACGGCGCGCGGGGACACGCTGCTGGCCGCGCAGCATCCGGCGCGGACTCCGGCGGCGCTGGCGGCCGGACTGGACGTCGAGGCCGCGCTGCCGGAGGCCCGGGCGACGCTCGAACGGCTGCTGACCGGGCATTACCGGCCGGAAACCGGGTTCGTCGCGGCGTACCGGATCGGCGAGACCATCGCGGGCGTGCTGTGCCTGGTCGACGTCCGCGAGCTGACGTCGGCCGGGGCGCACGTGAAGCACACCGAGGAGGTCTATCCGGAGGTGGTCGCCGAGCGCGCGGCCGTGCTGGACGGCCTCGGGTGCGCGACGAGCGCCGCGTTGCTCGTGCCGGTCGGCGACGCCGCGGAGCTGACCGCGGCGGTCAAGGAAGCGGCGGGTTCGGCGGATCCTGACGTGTCCACTGTGGACCGGGCGGGGCTGGCGCACGAGCTGTGGGTGGTGCGGCCGGGCGAACTGCAGGAACGGCTGCTGGACGCCGCGTCGGCGAGCGATCTGCTGGTGGCGGACGGGAATCACCGGGTCGCGGCGGCGGCCGGGAGCGGGCAGCTGCTGGCCTTGGTCACCGCGGGGTCGCAGCTGGAGATCCGGGCGATCAACCGGGTGCTCCTCGGCACCGGGCACACCGCGGAGAGCCTGTACGCGGCTTGGCAGGCGGCCGGGCTGGACGTGGCCTGGTCGGCGGACGCGACTCCGCCTGGTTGCCCGGGCACGGCGGTGGTACTGGCCGGATCGCGCGTGCTGCGGATGCGGCTGCCCGAATCGGATCCGCTGATCATCGACCACGAGGTGGTGGAGCAAACGCTCCTCGGCTCGGCGCTCGGCCTCGACCCGGACGGCCCGCACGTGCGCCCGCTGCTGCCGGGCAGTCCGGTCCCGCCGGACGCGGACGCGGTGGTGCAGCTGGCCCCGGTGCCGTTCGAGACGGTGCGGGCGGTGCACGCGGCGGGACGGCGGATGCCGCGGAAGGCCACGTATTTCACGCCGAAGCCGCGAGGCGGGCTGGTGCTGGCGCGCTGGTAA
- a CDS encoding GTP-binding protein, giving the protein MARQRVPVVLVAGFLGAGKTTMLNHLLANRQGVRVGVVVNDFGQVNIDALAVAGQVDTMVSLGNGCLCCAVDASGLDAMLGKLSRPEAGIDVIVVEASGIAEPRDLLRLMIASENPDIRYGGLVEVVDAVEFEATRARHPELTEHLRVADLVVLNKVDRVEADVLAKVRAVVEEHAPGVPMLETERGRVDPGLFFDPRPPEDYGQLSFDDLREHDHSEHLHARYESVTFTADRPLSPRRFLAFLESRPAGLYRVKGQVDLGSAQSRSRFGLHTVGAFVQVERSTWGTGPRRTELVLIGAGIDSGAIERQLAACVAEDEAPDERGLLRFLRYLDEPEEERHAEEA; this is encoded by the coding sequence GTGGCCAGGCAGCGGGTTCCGGTAGTGCTCGTGGCGGGTTTTCTCGGGGCGGGGAAGACCACGATGCTCAACCATCTGCTGGCCAACCGCCAAGGGGTCCGGGTCGGGGTGGTGGTCAACGACTTCGGCCAGGTGAACATCGACGCGCTCGCGGTCGCCGGGCAGGTCGACACGATGGTGTCGCTGGGCAACGGCTGCCTGTGCTGCGCGGTCGACGCGAGCGGGCTGGACGCGATGCTGGGCAAGCTGTCGCGGCCCGAGGCCGGCATCGACGTGATCGTGGTGGAGGCCAGCGGGATCGCCGAGCCCCGCGACCTGCTGCGGCTGATGATCGCCAGCGAGAACCCGGACATCCGGTACGGCGGGCTGGTCGAGGTCGTGGACGCGGTGGAGTTCGAGGCCACGCGGGCGCGGCATCCGGAGCTGACCGAGCATCTGCGCGTGGCCGACCTGGTGGTGCTCAACAAGGTCGACCGGGTCGAGGCGGACGTGCTGGCCAAGGTCCGGGCCGTCGTCGAGGAGCACGCGCCCGGGGTGCCGATGCTGGAGACCGAGCGGGGGCGGGTCGATCCGGGGTTGTTTTTCGATCCCCGGCCTCCGGAAGACTACGGACAGTTGTCTTTCGACGATCTGCGGGAACATGATCATTCCGAGCATTTGCACGCGCGGTACGAGAGCGTGACGTTCACCGCCGATCGGCCGCTTTCGCCTCGGCGGTTTCTCGCGTTTCTGGAGAGTCGGCCCGCTGGGCTTTACCGGGTCAAGGGCCAGGTGGATCTCGGGTCTGCCCAGTCCCGGTCGCGGTTCGGATTGCATACCGTCGGCGCGTTTGTGCAGGTCGAACGCTCGACCTGGGGTACTGGACCGCGACGGACCGAACTGGTGCTGATCGGGGCCGGGATTGATTCCGGCGCCATTGAGCGGCAGCTCGCGGCGTGTGTGGCCGAAGACGAAGCGCCGGACGAGCGGGGCCTTTTGCGGTTTCTCCGGTATCTGGACGAGCCCGAGGAAGAGCGCCACGCCGAAGAAGCGTAA
- a CDS encoding RluA family pseudouridine synthase — protein MRRKRPAPIPPRHGLDPARLRLPEEGPWTTLLEHLVERLPRVAPARIEEMLHEQRIHGEDGPLGIDAAYVPGSFIWFHRDLPDEVPVPFDVTVLHRDDHLLVVDKPHFLATIPRGRHVLETALVRLRRSLDLPALSPAHRLDRVTAGLVMFVITPSARGAYQTMFRDRLVHKEYEAIAPYDPTLELPRVVRSRIVKERGVLAAQEVPGPPNAESTVELLEHRDGLGRYRLTPATGRTHQLRVHMCSLGIPILGDDFYPELHEKPLNDFTKPLQLLAKVLEFDDPLTGEHRRFTSRRTLSAWDSLDAWAS, from the coding sequence ATGAGACGCAAGCGCCCGGCCCCGATCCCGCCCCGGCACGGCCTGGACCCGGCCCGGCTGCGGCTGCCCGAGGAGGGGCCGTGGACGACCCTGCTGGAGCACCTGGTCGAACGCCTGCCCCGGGTCGCCCCCGCGCGGATCGAGGAAATGCTGCACGAGCAGCGAATCCACGGCGAGGACGGTCCGCTGGGCATCGACGCGGCCTATGTGCCCGGTTCGTTCATCTGGTTCCACCGCGACCTGCCGGACGAGGTGCCGGTGCCGTTCGACGTCACCGTCCTGCACCGCGACGACCACCTGCTCGTAGTCGACAAACCGCATTTCCTGGCGACCATCCCGCGCGGGCGGCACGTGCTGGAAACCGCCTTGGTGCGTCTTCGCCGTTCGCTGGACCTGCCCGCCCTCTCCCCCGCGCACCGCCTCGACCGCGTGACGGCCGGGTTGGTGATGTTCGTGATCACGCCGTCCGCACGCGGGGCGTACCAGACGATGTTCCGCGATCGGTTGGTGCACAAGGAATACGAAGCGATCGCGCCTTATGACCCGACTTTGGAGCTGCCCCGGGTGGTGCGCAGCAGGATCGTGAAGGAACGCGGCGTGCTGGCCGCGCAAGAGGTGCCCGGGCCACCGAACGCCGAGTCCACAGTGGAGCTTCTCGAACACCGGGACGGACTGGGCCGCTACCGCCTCACGCCCGCGACCGGACGCACGCACCAACTGCGGGTGCACATGTGCTCCTTGGGGATTCCGATCCTTGGCGACGATTTTTATCCGGAGCTGCACGAGAAACCGCTGAACGACTTCACGAAACCGTTGCAGCTGCTGGCGAAAGTGCTGGAATTCGACGACCCGCTGACCGGGGAGCACCGCCGGTTCACCAGCCGCCGGACGCTGTCGGCGTGGGATTCGCTCGACGCATGGGCTAGTTGA
- the ligD gene encoding non-homologous end-joining DNA ligase, producing MSGVPLEVDGVELTISSPDKVYFPERGETKLDLVRYYQAVAGPLLDRLGGRPLLLERYPDGAGGKSWFQKRTPKNAPAWLTTAVVSTPNGTTSDALVAADLAHILWAVNQGCLGFHVWPNRAAALEIADELRIDLDPSPGIGFPQLREAAVLVREFLAELGIEVYVKTSGSRGLHLYSMLEPRWDGYEVRAAAVALARALERRHPDLITAQWWKEERGSRVFVDFNQNAPHKTVFGAWCVRPRVGGQVSTPIAWDELATVEPDTLTLSTVPALVAERGDPWAGANDRPQSIEALLEMSREDLAGGLMDAPWPPVYPKMPNEPPRVAPSRAKKAPAEE from the coding sequence ATGAGCGGCGTGCCGCTGGAAGTCGACGGCGTGGAATTGACGATCTCCAGTCCGGACAAGGTTTATTTCCCGGAACGCGGAGAAACCAAGCTCGATCTCGTCCGCTATTACCAAGCTGTCGCGGGTCCGCTGCTGGACCGGCTCGGCGGACGCCCTTTGCTGCTGGAACGCTATCCAGACGGTGCGGGCGGAAAATCGTGGTTCCAGAAACGCACACCCAAGAACGCCCCTGCCTGGTTGACCACCGCCGTCGTTTCCACGCCGAACGGCACCACCAGCGACGCACTGGTCGCCGCGGATCTGGCGCACATCCTGTGGGCGGTCAACCAGGGCTGTCTTGGCTTCCACGTATGGCCAAACCGCGCGGCGGCCTTGGAAATCGCGGACGAACTGCGGATCGACCTCGACCCGTCGCCCGGAATCGGCTTCCCGCAACTGCGCGAAGCAGCGGTACTGGTGCGCGAATTCCTCGCTGAGCTGGGGATCGAGGTCTACGTGAAGACCTCGGGTTCGCGCGGCCTGCACCTGTATTCCATGCTGGAACCGCGCTGGGACGGCTACGAAGTACGCGCCGCCGCGGTGGCGTTGGCAAGGGCTTTGGAACGGCGGCATCCCGACCTGATCACCGCACAGTGGTGGAAGGAAGAACGCGGCTCGCGAGTTTTCGTGGACTTCAACCAGAACGCGCCGCATAAGACGGTCTTCGGAGCTTGGTGTGTGCGCCCGAGGGTCGGCGGACAGGTTTCCACGCCGATTGCCTGGGACGAACTGGCGACAGTAGAGCCGGACACCTTGACGCTTTCGACAGTCCCGGCACTGGTCGCCGAACGAGGAGATCCGTGGGCTGGCGCGAACGACCGGCCGCAGTCGATCGAGGCGCTGCTGGAAATGTCGCGAGAGGACCTGGCCGGCGGGCTGATGGACGCGCCGTGGCCGCCGGTGTATCCGAAGATGCCGAACGAACCGCCTCGGGTCGCGCCGAGCCGGGCGAAGAAGGCGCCCGCCGAGGAATGA